The genomic segment TATTCTGTGGCATGTTAAACGTCTGTGTTCTTGTTTGCTATTTCCCCGACATATTGTTTAAAATGCTACCACTAGCTATTCAGTTTTTGTCTCAGTGATACCATGACAACCACCACATGACCCGCTACAAACACACCACAGTTGTTAAGAGCTTAGCTCAAGAAGGTTCGAGCTGATGACTCATGCTCTTCGAAGGAGTTCAGATTTAGAGATATTTTGTATGGTTTTAAGATGCATCGTGCTTACCAGCCCATTTTGCCATGTGGCAATAAATATCTTCAGCAAAAGTGGGACATAGCAGTATATGAAGAACACAAGAAAAAGGTAAGTATAACTCTCTGATAACACATAGCATAGGTGTGGTGGGTACAGCCAAATTCATTGAAAGGAAATGCCTATGCTGCTCTGCCAGGGATGGAGACACCTGGCCATTGCTTAGCTTCCTATTTCTCTACGCATGGCACAGGAAtcgagacacacacagagacacccaaTTCTAAACCAAAGTACAGTTTCATGCCAAGAATTTAAATGCAGAGTATCTGTCCAGTCACAACATCCTCCCAAGTAAAAATGCTGCTGTTCCCACAGATACTGCAAACCGCTTCCTACATAACTTTTCCCCTGAATATTCTCTGTCATGGATGTCTTTTATCAATAGGTGTTTTACTGCCACAAATAGATCAAGAGTCCTTTAGTACACATATACTATAGAGACAATGGGTTCTCATCCACCCATTCTGTACAAATGACGTGGGGTgttttttagtttgtttgtttgttttctgattaAACAAAACTAATTGGAGTTAGAAAAGGCGCATGTAAACTGGCTATTTTGCTGGAAGCGTACGCCTAGATCATCATCCTCCTCTTTAAAAATGCCTGATATTGAATCAATGTTATATGTTCAGTTTAAAAAGATGagagaaaatatacagtatacagaaactggggtgtgtgtggtttgCTGTGCAACCGCTTTGCATGTGTCTGTAAGATGTTAAGGATATATCCACAGCCCCCTTTGATCTGTGTGCTGAGCTGCTGAATTCTAGCAAGTACTGCACTTGCTTTCATTGCACAATCACTTCCCTGCTGCTATAggatttaattttatatttgattATGCTAATACTCCGCTCTTATTTACGTATGTAACTTAGGATAAGTGACTTTGAATAGGCACAAACGACTAGAGACTTTGAGAATATGTCAATTAATGTAGGAGCTGTTGTATCAAGCTGAAAGTACAAACAGAAGAGATGGGGAGCTTGGATTTCCTTTCTAATGAGCTTCTGGACTGAAAATGGAAgatgcaaacaaaaaaagaaggacAGCAGGACAATGAGAAGTGCTAGAAACAGAATGCAGTAATATATGAAGAAGGGTGATCTTTTAAAACAGTCAGGTTCGGGACAGGAAGAGTGGGGTGGAAATgtgataaataataaaaagtgCAATCCTCTAAGTGTCTATTCACAAACAAGTACCACTACATCCAGAATGTCTGCAGAcacaatcctatgcacacttgACTCTGAGTAAGACTCACCGAACACAAAGCTGCGAATGTAATGCTGAGTCAATGCACGCATGAGAGACCTTTTATCCTATTTCATCCTCCCTGCAACTATCCATGCCACCCAAATACGTATTATTCCAGATATTTCCTTCTGGAGATTTTGGGGATGTATCATCGGCTGTAGGGAGAAAGGAATGACCCCCTCACAATTCCACAAACAGAATGACCCTACTGGATTCTAACTAATGGGATTTGTTTCAGCATAAACATGCATAGGGTTACACTGTTCACATGTCTTTCTATACACATATATCCCTGCACTGCTGGGGCTTCCTTGAGAGAGAGCCTTGCTGAACTTCTTAGCAGAGACATATAGGTTCATGCTGCTGCAGGCATTCAGAGTACTTGTGTTATCCCAACACACCTTCTGTCAGCCCTGAAAACCAAGATTATTCTTATTCTATATTACATAGAAGAAGATATCAGATGAAGGGTTATCTAACAGCAGCCACTGAGTTCATAGACAAACCAAGATACAAATCAGGATTATGGCTTTTAAATACCACATTGATGGAGGGACCCGCTTTTATTCCATGAAGAAATATAGCCTTTCCCCCTCTGCAGATCCAGATAGCCAAACCTCTGGTAGACACTTCTGCTCCTCCAACTTATGGCCATCTTCATTTGAAGTTACGGAAACTCAAGGTATGTTGCTGCTTATATATTATACCACAATTTATGTACTTCATAGACTTCAGAATGCAACAAAACTTTTGCTATTATACAGTGTCTTAGTAAACATGTTATATTTGTATTATGATCAGGGATGGGATTATCAAAATTCTAGGACTTCCAGTCCCATAAGTCACCTAGAATCCTGCAGGAAGATTTCTGGtgcagggaaaggagaaagaagaaggcagAAGAGAAATCTTCCTGTTGCTATTGCTTGCATACATCAGCTGGGGAAAAGATGGGGACAGGCCCCTTAACCCAACTACTAGCCCAAGCATTGCTTCCAGCACTGTTGTTTCCTCCAACTGACTCCTGCACTTCTTGATTCCTGGCAAACTTTGTTTATAGTTTTGCCTGATGACCATTTTGTCTGAATTGGGCAAATATTAGTTTTACAAATCTTCGTAGCCCATTCATGTAGCATTAAACTATTTAATGGCAGTTCATACGAACCCAGtgagcattttccccattgaaatttCCAAAGGCATAACTGGGGAACAAGGATGATATCATCACCTCCACTAttaaagataattttttaaaaaatcaacgatttaaaaaaatcaaatggatttaaatcacgatttaaatctttaaaaatcaatgctttgatttaaattgttaaaaaaatctgatttttatttaaatcatgatttatttaaaattaaatccaTGAAATATTTTCACTTCTCCCAAATTTAATCCTGCCTTTTGAATCCCTGAAGCTCTGTAGCTCTATTGGGGTCTTCTACACCTACAGTCAAATTGGTGTGATTAAGAGCAACTTCATGCCAGTCAGTTCCACCCACTCCCCTATGGGCCCTAGTAGTCTCCACAGGTTGAAGGGCAAATGTCTGCAGCACAGAAGCTGCTCTGCTGCTATAGACTTACCATGTGACTTAGAGCCCTTGTCTTTGCAGGGAGCCGAAACAGGAAGAGCAGCCTCTCTATGCAACTGATGGAGGTGACAGAAATGGTactggaggagcagaggaaatgcTTTTTCTCACACACAATCTGCTAGTTTTATAAGGGATTAAATGCTTGAATAAAGCTTAATCTGACAAAACAGTTCTGCATACAGTACTTGGAAGAATTAATGGGGAAGAAGATTGTTTGATTTACATGTTAAAATTTGCATTCTTGAATCAATATCAAACCAAAATTCATTTATCGTTCAAAACCTGCAACTCTCCAAATGTGTCAGTAGAATGCTGCAATAAAAACTTGTGTACAGAAGTGCACATATAGTGAGGAAAAGTGCAGACACAATTGTGTACATTATGAAACAGACATATAAAATGAATTATATTATGAacaatggttttatttattgattcaaATAATTTGGACATCACTTCTCTGCTCATCAGTTTTTCCAAGAGGACttacaataaattaaattaaaataatcaagAATAGATTGAAGGCATTCACATCAAATTAAAAACATtccaaaaacagatttaaaacatttaaaaatgtttttaaaatagagcCAAAATATTtaccaaaaggaacttttttaaaaaaaatctagtccTAGAGACCAAACACCTTCAGAACAATATAGTTTTAGCTAGCCATCATAAACACAGCAGAGCAattgatatacagtacagtggtgcctcgcaagactgtTGCCTCGCGGGACGCTTAATCCACAAGACaatgggtttttgtgatcgctgttgcacttcgcaagacagcttttcctatggatgatttttacaagatgatgtttgggtctatgcttcacaagactgtgtgtgtggtttttttagaccgatgcttcacaagacggtttttcccccattggaatgcattaaataaatttcaatccattccaatggggaaccatgtatcacaagactttttttttatttagaccgatgctttgcaagatggttttttccctccattggaaggcattaaatagatttcaatgcattccaatggggaaccgcgtttcgcaagatgatgttttcgcaagacagtgattttcgcagaacgaattaacattgtcttgcgaggcaccactatagttgtCTTCCCTTTCTTAAAGATTATATCAAACATAATTTCTACAGatatttctctgtctttttcaattttttaaagatGGATAAGGAACGCCTCTCCATTATTGAAAGAGACAATTATTTGCTGCTGGAGAAGATATCACACATCATGAGAACTACAGGAAGAATTGATAACAAAAATGAGTATGAGGCCAAAAGGTAAAGTTTATAATGAGAATAGGTAAAGCATTTTCCTGTTACTATGACAGGGCTAATCGTGACAACCAATAATACAATAAAGACTCTGGAAGTGTTTCACAAATGTGTGACATGTGCTCTCTCCTTCAAAGCGCAATGGAAAGTCCACTTCCTTTATCTTACTTCAAAATTCATCAGTTCATGTAAATAGATAGTAGAAGGGAAGAACTCATTGAAAGATAATCTTTTAAAGTGACAGAATAAACATGTGATTTATAGAGACTTTTTTGTCAAAAAAATTGTAATACACAAAACCCATCTAAACAAGTGAAATGCAATGACTGAAACTAACCAAGCCATCCAAGGCAAGGAATTCAACAGTTTATTGTTCTGATATATACGTACTGTGTCCTTTAGCTTAAACCGACGAAAAAGAGAGCAAGAATTACTAAGAGTAAGCCAAGAGAATCGTGTCATTCTGGAAAAGATTATTAAGTGTAAGCCTCACTACAAGGTGCAGAAGTGGAATGAAGACTGGCAGAAGATTGAAAACTACAGGAACAATATTGCTAGATATCCTCATGGATTGCCCAAGATGCAAGATAAGAAGGTAATCCCAGTTGTtaaataggcttttaaaaaaaaaccctgcaactcAGTGTGTGCAGATCTCCAGATCTTCTGTTTCCAAATTATGCTTCTTGCCATTTTTGGTTAGTTGAAAGAATCTATACCAGCATAAAGCTGGAAAATTCTCTAGATGATTTGGTCAAAAAGAAGAGTTACATCAATGACACGAAAGACCTGGTCCTCCTATGTTAGGTCTCTCACATTCTCTAGTTGCAAAAAACTGGAGTAAACTTTATTCAATATGGGCCACATGGATTCAAGAAATATATTTAATGGGTTGCTTTTGATTACTATTGTGCATGTGGAGGTTTTATTTACTAAAGAGAGACTGTTTGGGCTATGAAAATACATATGGCACCTGCCCAGGAAGAAAATACTATTCTACTCCTTAATGTCATCCATAGTTTCATCTATAATCCATTAGTTTCATCTCCTCACAACTAGAGTTGGCCTGTTGGAAgagttgactcgccaaatccttgcagattcaatgggcctaacctGGTGCAAGttgttacactaagcaacagaatttcagtcagcGTCTCCATTTGGCATGCACACTTAGTTTCTTTTTCACAGATAAAAATGTCTGGAGTAAAGCAAATTCATTGTATTTTGCTTCTGGAGTACTTTTTTAGTCTAGCCAATATAACAtatagaaacagaaaaaagaaacctaCACCATTTCTGGCTAATCCTGATGCTGCAAAGCAGAaataatataccgtatttttcgctccataagatgcacctttccataagacacaccaattttttaggagaagaaaacaggaaaatataatccgttttcttcgctccataagacgcacagactttccacccccctgttttgtgggaaaaaagtgcgtcttatggtgcgaaaaatacggtactctgcTTGTCAAAAAGCTGGCCCCGTGCATGATTAGTGGCACAGAAATAATCAGAGATTTCAAGAAATAGAGATGGCTTACATTAAACCCATTCTTATAAACCTAATCATAATATTCTCATGCAGTGCATTAGAATTCCAATCATGTGAGAAAGTACTCCTACAATTCTctcaatgcaatttttaaaacttcTCGATACATGAATGTTAAAAAGATAAGAAGTTGCATATAATTTAATAGAGAATGATACAACTAATTTATAGGAATATCTACCTCATGTTTCCCTCTAAGGCGTGTGggactccacctccctccatgcagctttcctcctcctctgcgcaGCGATCATTTTCAGCTCCTTTGGTTTGTGACGGAACCCCACATATGGGGGGCACATGCACAGGAGCGAAGTTGAGCAGAAAAAAATAAGAGTGTACATTGAATTCTACATAATTTCAGAAAGATACATCCAAAAACCAACAAATGACACTTTCAGTATTATCAACTATATGTTGTGGAAATATAATTTCCTTTTTTGTATcactttttttgttatgtagtcATAGCTCCTTTGGAGCTCATTAAACGAATCTTTAAAAGAAATCACACTCTAAGAATGCTCGTACAATGAAACTGATGCTCATGGCATCAAGAAGATCATGAGTGTGGTGATCCTAATCATGTGATTTCTAATTTGGTTGTGCAGCACAAAAAGCAGTTTTGTCTAACTCCAAACTGCCTGAAAATCAGAAAGTAGCATTTAGGGACAGAAAGCCAATGTGGCTCCTCATGAGAATGTACACGCTCTACATTTTAGGGCCATCAGGTGGGAGTAAATGAGTCTTCAGTCACAAAGAGGACATTTTTTATTCCTCCTTTCTTCTGCTAACAATACTGGTAGTAAGAGAATAGGTCAGCTTTTATGTTCTGAGTTAATACTTTGAGTTCTGGGTTCCTTCAGCAGAAGCAATTCTTAAAGGCTGGGGAAAGGTGAAGGCACCTCCACCTATGTACTACAATTTTAAGCCTGTTATCTTCCTACAACTGGTGGAAATGTATGTGTACCTCATAAAGAACCAATTTCAAGTTGCAGAGCAGCCACCTATCTTACATTTATCACAAATCTCCAAACATTCCCAAAGCATGGATTCCGGAAATCGGGATCACTCCTTTTACAAGAAAGCTAAAACAGTAATCCCCACACCACCTTCAGTGTAAATACCATTAATTTCAGTTCAGATTGCAAAGGCATGTGCTTTGAGAACAGATTTCAGCAACAAAGGCCAGAGCCAGAAGATAGCTTAAAATTAAACATCTAATaggcaacattttttaaaaaaactatttttaatgttAAATTTTTTGCAGTTGGGAATAATACAATTTGGATTCTTATAACTAGGTCCAATGTTAGTTCTAACTGTAGTAGATTCATTGAAATTAATGTGCTGCTAGTCATAACTAATGTTGGATGTAGCTCTTAGGATCCGCAAGGTCTAGTAGTTAAATTATTATTCTTGCTCTGATGGTACCAAAATAatctaatttttattttgaatacaGCATGCTTACAAACACATGAATTTATTTATCTCTGCACAGGAACAAAAAGTCCGCAGaacaggaaagaaagacagaaagaaaaatcaacatcTGAAAGATGGCTATTTGACAAACCAaccagaggaaaaagaagaactgAATCACCAAAGCAAAGAGTCAGCTATGGATCATCAAAGAGAAAATGTAATAGATGAGATTTATTTTCGACCCTTCCAATGGCAATGTAGACCTTTGCGATGGCAATTCAGACACTACAGCAATTCTTGATGTAAGGGAAAGTACATCCGGAAATTGTCCTTGTTGTACTAGGAGTACAATATATCATCTTAAAACGAAGGTCATGCTCGCTACCAGATATGTAAACAAACttggtaaaaaaaaagtaatctaAATCATGTCTGCAAAGTAAATACTTTTCAGATCCATGGGAAATGCTCACAATAAATAGGTTTAGATTCAAGCTGTAGGTTAAGGTGTGACGAGACAGAGAGGCTGTCTCAGGTTGATTCAAATTGGTTTAGTTTCCTGTGGTAGTTAAATCACTGCTGTCATTCATGTGGAATGTTTAATTATACTGTATCAACATTTTTCAGGACATTTCCCCTCAAATTCGTATAATTCTGACTGGGATCACAGGTCACCCACTCTCCTCTGTCATTAACACTGCTCTCTTCCCTGActcctttaaaaatgtaatggcaAGTGACATGATCTAAAAACTTGTGAAACTACTTATCTGACATAAAGAACAGGTTTTAACCAGAGATTAAGAATTCAAACCGAAAGGTACAGTCTGATCATACTGATAATAAATTCACCAATAAAAGGAACATTGACTAGCTATGAATCGGTTTTGTCAAGCAAAGGTGAGATCTCTTGGTATGAACAGCTTTCAGTCACTATcacaatattttgcctctttCAGTGATATATACCAAATGCAACAGTTCCTATGGTCATATGTTTCCTATTTATTGGCTACTCTGATTATCTGATTAAACAGGCATGAGTGACAAACTAGACATCATGTATCTGTCAGCAAACTTGGTCTTCTGATGAACTGGCACTTTTAAGAAACCATAGACATGATACTTCTAACAGGGAGGATCCCTACAGTACTTTCTCAATGTATAATGGTAGCATATCCCTTTTTTCCACAATCCTGATGCACTTACAAGGAAGCAAAGTGACAAAAACAAACTGGGAAGAAAGGAAAGCTAGAATAACACTCTCTGTGGAGACTTCATATCTCCTGAGTTTCTCAGTGGGAAATAGGAAAACAGCCAAGAGGTCACAAGCCATCAAGCAAATGACCCCAAAATTATATTTGGAACAGGCTGCCTGTGGGGTAAAACAATAtatctttgtgttttttgtttggtcaCAAATGTATGTTTCACAGCCAGCATTTCCTGCAGGGCTAAGAAATATGCTTGCCTATGGGCACATGAAGAAATAATATGTTCTGGAAGTCCTGTTGGATCTTCTTTAATAGAAGTAATTCACTACATATGAGTCATC from the Pogona vitticeps strain Pit_001003342236 chromosome 3, PviZW2.1, whole genome shotgun sequence genome contains:
- the CFAP97D2 gene encoding uncharacterized protein CFAP97D2; translation: MHRAYQPILPCGNKYLQQKWDIAVYEEHKKKIQIAKPLVDTSAPPTYGHLHLKLRKLKMDKERLSIIERDNYLLLEKISHIMRTTGRIDNKNEYEAKSLNRRKREQELLRVSQENRVILEKIIKCKPHYKVQKWNEDWQKIENYRNNIARYPHGLPKMQDKKEQKVRRTGKKDRKKNQHLKDGYLTNQPEEKEELNHQSKESAMDHQRENVIDEIYFRPFQWQCRPLRWQFRHYSNS